In one Sphingomonas sp. AP4-R1 genomic region, the following are encoded:
- a CDS encoding PEPxxWA-CTERM sorting domain-containing protein: MAFSKIRKFGLVAAGVLGSLAIASAADASVTITGVAFDTPGAIAGTLTYTPPRPDYVVRTDIGRLALTTSTGDTLLSYCIDIFHGLTTGTFDAAAITTTSLTATQISQLSALLSNGEALVTDANHSAAEQLAIWEIVTEGSNRLNVSSGDFSVSNVNRSAVTLANSYLANVNNGTWIADPSLSLAVLKDSNNQTQLVWGATADRVMGAVPEPATWAMMLVGFGAIGGTLRRKKPAGQTVAIFG, from the coding sequence ATGGCATTCTCGAAGATTCGCAAGTTCGGCCTCGTTGCGGCCGGCGTCCTCGGCTCCCTCGCGATCGCATCTGCTGCGGATGCGTCGGTAACGATCACCGGTGTGGCATTCGATACGCCCGGCGCCATCGCCGGCACGCTGACCTATACGCCGCCGCGGCCGGATTATGTGGTGCGGACCGATATCGGCCGGCTCGCGCTGACGACCAGCACCGGCGATACGCTGCTGAGCTACTGCATCGATATCTTCCACGGCCTCACGACCGGCACGTTCGATGCGGCCGCGATCACCACGACGAGCCTCACCGCCACGCAGATTTCGCAGCTGAGCGCGCTGCTCTCGAACGGCGAGGCGCTGGTGACCGACGCCAACCACTCGGCTGCCGAGCAGCTCGCGATCTGGGAAATCGTGACCGAGGGCAGCAACCGCCTCAACGTATCGTCCGGCGATTTCAGCGTCTCCAACGTCAATCGCTCGGCGGTCACGCTGGCCAATTCCTATCTCGCCAACGTCAATAACGGCACGTGGATCGCCGATCCCAGCCTGTCGCTCGCGGTGTTGAAGGACAGCAACAACCAGACGCAGCTGGTGTGGGGCGCCACGGCCGATCGCGTGATGGGCGCCGTGCCCGAGCCCGCGACCTGGGCGATGATGCTCGTCGGCTTCGGCGCGATCGGCGGCACGCTGCGCCGCAAAAAGCCCGCCGGCCAGACGGTTGCCATATTCGGTTAA
- a CDS encoding PEPxxWA-CTERM sorting domain-containing protein — MMSRIQGLAVAVTASAIAMAAPASAASFVFDTTGSFITSGAATFSSNTVGGTTLNVRVSAWQATDKSGNTDLDDISAAKLGAWDAGLGVIGKNESTNGNDHQIDNTGGAVDFVLLQFDQAVSLTSIYRNVFRLDGNSTIDSDAAYWADTRGTLGTDWTKAIALQNYDISEKLWTDIAGGSRASTGTLTGNSDVYGSSAVPTSNVWLVGASFLATDRNDGFKIASLTVNYTPQAAVVPEPATWAMFIGGFGLVGGALRRRRSTGGQMVRFG, encoded by the coding sequence ATGATGTCTCGAATCCAGGGTCTGGCGGTCGCCGTGACGGCGTCCGCGATCGCGATGGCTGCTCCCGCCTCGGCGGCGAGCTTCGTGTTCGACACCACCGGCAGCTTCATCACCAGCGGCGCCGCCACGTTCAGCTCGAACACCGTCGGCGGCACCACGCTCAACGTGCGCGTCAGCGCGTGGCAGGCGACCGACAAGAGCGGCAACACGGATCTGGACGATATCAGTGCGGCCAAGCTCGGCGCGTGGGATGCGGGCCTCGGCGTGATCGGCAAGAACGAGAGCACCAACGGCAACGACCACCAGATCGACAATACCGGCGGCGCGGTGGATTTCGTGCTGCTGCAGTTCGATCAGGCGGTGTCGCTCACCAGCATCTATCGCAACGTCTTCCGGCTCGACGGCAATTCGACGATCGACAGCGACGCGGCCTATTGGGCCGATACGCGCGGCACCCTCGGCACCGATTGGACCAAGGCCATCGCGCTGCAGAATTACGACATTTCGGAAAAGCTGTGGACGGACATCGCCGGGGGCAGCCGGGCGAGCACGGGCACGCTGACCGGCAATTCCGACGTTTATGGCAGCAGCGCCGTACCGACCTCGAACGTGTGGCTGGTCGGCGCGAGCTTCCTCGCGACCGATCGTAACGACGGCTTCAAGATCGCCTCGCTGACGGTGAACTACACGCCGCAGGCAGCGGTTGTGCCGGAGCCCGCGACCTGGGCGATGTTCATCGGCGGCTTCGGCCTGGTCGGCGGCGCGCTGCGCCGCCGCCGTTCGACGGGCGGGCAGATGGTGCGGTTCGGCTGA
- the acnA gene encoding aconitate hydratase AcnA has protein sequence MTAVGQDTLKTRSTLEAAGKTVSYYSLAKAAASIGDISRLPFSMKVLLENLLRFEDGVTVTVEDIEAMVQWLADKTSEREIQYRPARVLMQDFTGVPCVVDLAAMRDAMNALGGDAQKINPLVPVHLVIDHSVMVDEFGTPQAFEDNVELEYQRNSERYEFLKWGSKALDNFKVVPPGTGICHQVNLEHIAQAVWTSVDANGDTVAYPDTCVGTDSHTTMVNGLGVLGWGVGGIEAEAAMLGQPVSMLIPEVVGFKLTGTLKEGITATDLVLTCTQMLRARGVVGRFVEYFGPGLASLSLADRATLANMAPEYGATCGFFGIDEKTLDYMRLTGREEDQIALTEAYAKEQGLWLSADMADPIFTDTLELDISSVVPSLAGPKRPQDKVILTEVDDVFNADLVKTYKHDGAKRVPVEGKSHDIGDGDVVIAAITSCTNTSNPSVLVAAGLVARKAAAFGLKPKPWVKTSLAPGSQVVTDYLNKSGLQADLDAVGFNLVGYGCTTCIGNSGPLAEPISKAINGNDIVAASVISGNRNFEGRVSPDVRANFLASPPLVVAYALKGTVTEDFTTTPIGQATDGTDVYLKDIWPTNDEIRATMDANIDRAMFSARYAHVFKGDSKWQAIDVAGSDTYTWNPTSTYVANPPYFEGMSMTPKPVTDIVGARPLAIFADSITTDHISPAGSIKVDSPAGRYLNEHQVSKADFNSYGARRGNHDVMMRGTFANIRIKNEMVPGIEGGMTKGPNGDVLAIYDAAQEYKAQGTPLVVIGGKEYGTGSSRDWAAKGTNLLGVRAVIVESFERIHRSNLVGMGVLPLQFPEGVDRKTLKLDGSETFTIEGVASLRPRQMVTVGLTRADGTQETFEARCRIDTVNELEYFLNGGILPYVLRKLAA, from the coding sequence ATGACCGCCGTTGGCCAGGACACGCTCAAGACACGTTCCACTCTCGAAGCGGCGGGCAAGACCGTTTCTTATTATTCGCTGGCGAAGGCTGCGGCGAGCATCGGCGACATTTCGCGCCTGCCCTTCTCGATGAAGGTGCTCCTGGAAAATCTGCTCCGCTTCGAGGATGGCGTGACCGTCACCGTCGAGGATATCGAGGCGATGGTGCAGTGGCTGGCCGACAAGACCAGCGAGCGCGAGATCCAGTATCGCCCGGCGCGCGTGCTGATGCAGGATTTCACGGGCGTTCCCTGCGTCGTCGATCTCGCCGCGATGCGCGATGCGATGAACGCGCTGGGCGGCGACGCGCAGAAGATCAATCCGCTGGTTCCCGTCCATCTCGTGATCGATCACTCGGTGATGGTCGACGAGTTCGGCACGCCCCAGGCGTTCGAAGACAATGTCGAACTGGAATATCAGCGCAATTCGGAGCGCTACGAATTCCTGAAGTGGGGATCCAAGGCGCTCGACAATTTCAAGGTGGTGCCGCCGGGCACCGGCATCTGCCACCAGGTGAATCTGGAGCATATCGCGCAGGCGGTGTGGACCTCGGTCGATGCGAATGGTGACACGGTCGCCTATCCCGACACCTGCGTCGGCACGGACAGCCACACCACGATGGTCAACGGCCTCGGCGTGCTGGGCTGGGGCGTGGGCGGCATCGAGGCGGAAGCCGCGATGCTGGGCCAGCCGGTCTCGATGCTGATCCCCGAAGTCGTCGGCTTCAAGCTGACCGGCACGCTGAAGGAAGGCATCACCGCCACCGATCTGGTGCTGACCTGCACCCAGATGCTGCGCGCGCGCGGCGTGGTCGGCCGGTTCGTCGAATATTTCGGCCCGGGCCTCGCCTCGCTCAGCCTCGCCGATCGCGCGACGCTGGCCAACATGGCGCCGGAATATGGCGCCACCTGCGGCTTCTTCGGCATCGACGAGAAGACGCTGGATTACATGCGCCTCACCGGCCGCGAGGAAGACCAGATCGCGCTGACCGAGGCCTATGCCAAGGAGCAGGGCCTGTGGCTCTCGGCCGACATGGCCGACCCGATCTTCACCGACACGCTGGAGCTGGACATCAGCAGCGTCGTGCCGTCGCTCGCCGGCCCCAAGCGCCCGCAGGACAAGGTGATCCTGACCGAGGTGGACGACGTGTTCAACGCCGACCTCGTCAAGACCTACAAGCATGACGGCGCCAAGCGCGTTCCGGTGGAGGGCAAGAGCCACGACATCGGCGACGGCGACGTCGTGATCGCCGCGATCACCAGCTGCACCAACACCTCGAACCCGAGCGTGCTGGTCGCCGCCGGCCTCGTCGCCCGCAAGGCGGCGGCGTTCGGTCTGAAGCCCAAGCCCTGGGTGAAGACCTCGCTGGCCCCCGGCTCGCAGGTCGTGACCGATTACCTCAACAAGTCGGGCCTGCAGGCCGATCTGGACGCGGTCGGCTTCAACCTCGTCGGTTATGGCTGCACCACCTGCATCGGCAATTCGGGTCCGCTCGCCGAGCCGATCTCCAAGGCGATCAACGGCAACGACATCGTCGCCGCCTCGGTCATCTCGGGCAACCGCAACTTCGAGGGCCGCGTCTCGCCGGACGTGCGCGCGAACTTCCTCGCCTCGCCGCCGCTCGTCGTCGCCTATGCGCTGAAGGGCACCGTCACCGAAGATTTCACGACCACCCCGATCGGCCAGGCGACCGACGGCACGGACGTCTATCTGAAGGACATCTGGCCCACCAACGACGAGATCCGCGCCACGATGGACGCGAACATCGATCGCGCAATGTTCTCGGCCCGCTATGCCCACGTATTCAAGGGCGACAGCAAGTGGCAGGCGATCGATGTCGCCGGCTCCGACACCTATACGTGGAACCCCACCTCCACCTACGTCGCCAACCCGCCCTATTTCGAGGGCATGAGCATGACGCCGAAGCCGGTGACCGACATCGTCGGGGCGCGGCCGCTGGCGATCTTCGCCGACTCGATCACGACCGACCACATCTCGCCGGCCGGTTCGATCAAGGTGGACAGCCCCGCCGGCCGCTATCTGAACGAGCATCAGGTCTCGAAGGCGGACTTCAACAGCTACGGCGCGCGCCGCGGCAACCACGACGTGATGATGCGCGGCACCTTCGCCAACATCCGCATCAAGAACGAGATGGTCCCCGGCATCGAAGGCGGCATGACCAAGGGCCCGAACGGCGACGTGCTGGCCATTTACGACGCCGCGCAGGAATATAAGGCGCAGGGCACCCCGCTCGTCGTGATCGGCGGCAAGGAATATGGCACCGGCTCCTCGCGCGACTGGGCGGCCAAGGGCACCAACCTGCTCGGCGTGCGCGCGGTGATCGTCGAAAGCTTCGAGCGTATCCACCGCTCGAACCTGGTCGGCATGGGCGTGCTGCCGCTGCAGTTCCCGGAAGGCGTCGATCGCAAGACGCTCAAGCTCGACGGCAGCGAGACCTTCACGATCGAGGGCGTCGCCTCGCTCCGCCCGCGCCAGATGGTGACGGTGGGCCTCACCCGCGCCGACGGCACCCAGGAGACGTTCGAGGCGCGCTGCCGCATCGATACCGTCAACGAGCTGGAATATTTCCTCAACGGCGGCATCCTGCCCTACGTGCTGCGCAAGCTCGCGGCCTGA
- a CDS encoding folate-binding protein YgfZ, which produces MTMTFLADRALIRLSGEDVRGFLQGLVTSDVAGTLPVWAGLLTAQGKALFDFLVWADGDDLLIDCEADQADALARRLTLYRLRRKIEIARDLALGVHWSATEGQGVPDPRLPELGWRWIGPAGEGPGAESLWRAHRLGLGVAEGVAEIGSDKTLWLETNATELGGVSFTKGCYVGQENTARMNWRQKVNRRLVVRRLEADPGESARIFHPDLGLAVVQMRVADIAGDPQAILPRWLQDALADAAAHKES; this is translated from the coding sequence ATGACCATGACTTTTCTCGCCGACCGCGCCCTCATCCGTCTGTCCGGGGAGGATGTGCGCGGATTCCTGCAAGGGCTCGTCACCAGTGACGTTGCCGGCACGCTGCCCGTTTGGGCCGGGCTGCTGACCGCGCAGGGCAAGGCCTTGTTCGATTTTCTCGTCTGGGCGGACGGCGACGATCTGCTGATCGATTGCGAGGCGGATCAGGCCGATGCGCTGGCGCGGCGGCTGACCCTCTATCGTCTGCGCCGCAAGATCGAGATCGCGCGCGATCTCGCGCTCGGCGTGCATTGGAGTGCGACGGAGGGGCAGGGCGTGCCCGATCCGCGCCTGCCCGAACTGGGGTGGCGCTGGATCGGCCCGGCGGGCGAAGGGCCCGGCGCCGAATCCCTCTGGCGCGCGCATCGGCTCGGGCTCGGCGTGGCGGAGGGCGTGGCGGAGATCGGCAGCGACAAGACGCTGTGGCTGGAAACCAACGCGACCGAACTGGGCGGCGTGAGCTTCACCAAGGGCTGCTATGTCGGGCAGGAGAATACGGCGCGGATGAACTGGCGCCAGAAGGTCAATCGCCGCCTCGTGGTGCGGCGGCTGGAAGCCGATCCGGGCGAATCGGCGCGCATTTTCCACCCGGATCTGGGTCTCGCCGTGGTCCAGATGCGCGTTGCCGACATCGCCGGAGACCCCCAAGCGATCCTCCCGCGCTGGCTCCAGGACGCTCTGGCGGACGCTGCGGCGCACAAAGAGAGTTAA
- a CDS encoding dihydroorotase translates to MATYDLILKNGTVWTPGGPVETDVGITDGRFAGLGTGGSAGETIDCTGLTILPGVIDSQVHFREPGLEEKEDLESGSRAAVLGGVTALFEMPNTKPNTDSAEAIADKLARARDRMWCDHAFYVGATAANAEHLGELERLPGTAGVKIFMGASTGDLLVSDDKELARVLAHGRRRVAIHAEDEPRMQARMGERIEGDPASHPVWRDDESAILATRRILALARASRRPIHVLHITTPAELELLSQHKDIATCEVTPQHLTLAGEEAYPRLGTFAQMNPPIRSGAHRDGLWFWLNQGVPDVLGSDHAPHTLAEKAKPYPASPSGMPGVQTLLPLMLNHVAEGRLSLQRLIELTSAGPQRVFGLTGKGRIAAGYDADVTIVDLKAKWTIEESWLASRCGWSPFTGMSITGKPVATIIRGRQVMREGQLADRAEGRPIRFDSADW, encoded by the coding sequence ATGGCGACCTACGATCTCATCCTCAAGAACGGCACGGTCTGGACGCCGGGCGGCCCCGTCGAAACCGATGTCGGCATCACCGACGGCCGCTTCGCCGGCCTCGGCACGGGCGGCAGCGCGGGCGAGACGATCGATTGCACGGGGCTCACCATCCTGCCCGGCGTGATCGACAGCCAGGTCCATTTCCGCGAGCCCGGCCTTGAGGAGAAAGAGGATCTGGAGAGCGGCAGTCGCGCCGCCGTGCTGGGCGGCGTCACCGCACTGTTCGAGATGCCGAACACCAAGCCCAACACCGATTCGGCCGAGGCCATCGCCGACAAGCTCGCCCGCGCACGCGATCGCATGTGGTGCGATCATGCTTTCTATGTCGGCGCCACCGCTGCCAATGCCGAGCATCTGGGCGAACTGGAGCGGCTGCCGGGCACCGCGGGCGTGAAGATCTTCATGGGCGCCTCCACCGGCGATCTGCTCGTCTCCGACGACAAGGAGCTGGCGCGCGTGCTGGCCCATGGCCGCCGCCGCGTCGCGATCCATGCCGAGGACGAGCCCCGGATGCAGGCGCGCATGGGCGAGCGGATCGAGGGGGATCCCGCCAGCCACCCCGTCTGGCGCGACGACGAGAGCGCGATCCTCGCCACGCGCCGCATCCTCGCGCTCGCCCGCGCGTCACGTCGGCCGATCCATGTGCTGCACATCACGACGCCCGCCGAGCTGGAATTGCTCTCGCAGCACAAGGACATCGCCACCTGCGAGGTGACGCCCCAGCATCTGACTTTGGCCGGAGAGGAGGCCTATCCGCGCCTCGGCACCTTCGCGCAGATGAATCCGCCGATCCGCTCCGGCGCGCATCGCGACGGCTTGTGGTTCTGGCTCAATCAGGGCGTGCCCGACGTGCTGGGATCGGACCATGCGCCGCACACGCTGGCGGAGAAGGCCAAGCCCTATCCGGCCAGCCCCAGCGGCATGCCCGGCGTCCAGACATTGCTTCCGCTGATGCTGAACCATGTCGCGGAAGGCCGCCTGTCGCTCCAGCGCCTGATCGAGCTGACGTCGGCGGGCCCGCAGCGCGTGTTCGGCCTGACCGGCAAGGGCCGGATCGCGGCGGGCTATGATGCCGACGTCACGATCGTCGACCTCAAGGCGAAGTGGACGATCGAGGAAAGCTGGCTCGCCTCGCGCTGCGGCTGGTCGCCCTTCACCGGCATGTCGATCACCGGCAAGCCCGTCGCCACGATCATCCGCGGCCGTCAGGTGATGCGCGAAGGCCAACTGGCCGACCGCGCCGAGGGCCGCCCGATCCGCTTCGACAGCGCGGACTGGTAA